The proteins below come from a single Moritella sp. F3 genomic window:
- a CDS encoding superoxide dismutase, producing the protein MSITLPALPYAQDALEPHISAETLSFHYGKHHNTYVVKLNGLIEGTPLAEKTLEEIVKSSTGPVFNNAAQVWNHTFYWNSLTPAAKGQPEGALADAINAKFGSFEAFQAAFNDKAVNNFGSSWTWLVKNAEGELEIVNTSNAGTPITEAGVTPLITVDLWEHAYYIDYRNLRPSYLNGFWALANWDFAAANFAA; encoded by the coding sequence ATGAGTATTACACTACCAGCTTTACCGTACGCGCAAGATGCACTTGAACCACATATCTCTGCAGAGACTCTTTCTTTCCACTACGGCAAACACCACAACACTTATGTGGTTAAGCTTAATGGTCTAATCGAAGGTACTCCTCTTGCTGAAAAGACTTTAGAAGAGATAGTTAAATCTTCTACTGGTCCAGTATTCAACAACGCTGCGCAAGTATGGAACCACACATTCTATTGGAACAGCCTTACTCCTGCTGCAAAAGGCCAACCAGAAGGCGCTCTAGCTGACGCTATCAACGCTAAATTCGGATCTTTCGAAGCGTTCCAAGCTGCATTCAACGATAAAGCTGTTAACAACTTCGGTTCAAGCTGGACTTGGTTAGTTAAAAACGCTGAAGGCGAATTAGAAATCGTTAATACTTCTAACGCTGGTACGCCAATCACAGAAGCTGGTGTTACACCGCTAATCACTGTTGATCTTTGGGAACACGCTTACTACATCGATTACCGTAACCTACGTCCTAGCTACCTTAACGGTTTCTGGGCACTAGCTAACTGGGATTTCGCTGCCGCTAACTTCGCAGCTTAA
- a CDS encoding Grx4 family monothiol glutaredoxin, with product METLDKIKQQLAENSIILYMKGSPKLPSCGFSSQASQAVINCGEQFAYVDILQNPDIRAELPKYANWPTFPQLWVDGELVGGCDIIMEMFQQGELQPLIAEAAAKAKAE from the coding sequence ATGGAAACTTTAGATAAAATCAAACAGCAACTTGCTGAGAATTCAATCATCCTATACATGAAAGGTTCACCAAAACTACCTAGCTGTGGTTTTTCTTCACAAGCATCACAAGCTGTAATCAACTGTGGTGAGCAATTTGCTTACGTTGATATCCTACAGAATCCAGATATCCGTGCTGAGCTACCTAAATACGCGAACTGGCCTACATTCCCACAACTATGGGTTGACGGCGAGCTTGTTGGCGGTTGTGACATCATCATGGAAATGTTCCAACAAGGCGAATTGCAGCCATTAATCGCTGAAGCTGCTGCAAAAGCAAAAGCTGAGTAA